In Hwangdonia lutea, a single window of DNA contains:
- a CDS encoding AIR synthase related protein: MSQEVSKRYAQRGVSASKEDVHNAIKNIDKGLYPKAFCKIVPDHLTNDDDYCLIMHADGAGTKSSLAYMYWKETGDISVWKGIAQDALIMNIDDLLCVGATDNIMLSSTIGRNKNLIPGEVLSAIINGTEELLEDLKSFGVTIHSTGGETADVGDLVRTIIVDSTVTARMKRSDVIDNANIKAGDVIVGLESFGKATYEKEYNGGMGSNGLTSARHDVFSKYLAEKYPESYDPSVPKDLVYSGGVKLTDAVKDAPIDAGKLVLSPTRTYAPIVKAILSKYNAETVHGMVHCSGGAQTKILHFVDEFHIVKDNMFPIPPLFKLIQEQSKTDWKEMYQVFNCGHRMELYVAPEIAEDIIAISKTFNVDAQIIGRVESSSHKKLTIKSEFGVFKY, translated from the coding sequence ATGAGTCAAGAAGTTTCAAAACGATATGCACAGCGCGGTGTGTCGGCATCAAAAGAAGATGTGCACAATGCTATAAAAAATATCGATAAAGGATTGTATCCAAAAGCATTCTGTAAAATTGTGCCAGATCATTTAACCAATGATGATGATTATTGCTTGATTATGCATGCTGATGGCGCAGGTACAAAATCGTCCTTGGCTTACATGTATTGGAAGGAAACGGGCGATATCTCTGTGTGGAAAGGCATTGCGCAAGATGCTTTAATTATGAATATCGACGACTTGTTATGTGTTGGCGCAACCGATAATATCATGCTGTCATCAACAATTGGTAGAAATAAAAATTTAATTCCGGGAGAAGTGCTTTCGGCAATTATAAATGGCACCGAAGAACTACTTGAGGATTTAAAATCGTTTGGAGTGACCATTCATTCCACGGGTGGCGAAACTGCAGATGTTGGCGATTTGGTGCGCACCATTATTGTAGATTCTACGGTAACGGCTAGAATGAAGCGAAGCGATGTTATCGATAATGCTAATATAAAAGCCGGCGATGTTATTGTTGGTTTAGAAAGCTTCGGGAAGGCTACATACGAGAAAGAATACAACGGTGGCATGGGAAGCAACGGCTTAACCTCGGCACGACACGATGTGTTTAGTAAGTATTTGGCCGAAAAATACCCAGAAAGTTACGATCCTTCGGTGCCCAAAGATTTAGTGTATTCCGGTGGCGTAAAACTCACGGATGCCGTAAAAGATGCGCCGATAGATGCCGGTAAATTGGTGTTGTCTCCAACGCGAACCTATGCGCCTATTGTAAAAGCGATTTTATCTAAATACAATGCTGAAACAGTGCATGGTATGGTTCATTGTTCAGGTGGTGCGCAGACTAAGATTCTGCATTTTGTTGATGAATTTCACATCGTAAAAGATAACATGTTTCCTATTCCGCCGTTATTTAAACTCATTCAAGAACAGAGTAAAACCGATTGGAAAGAAATGTATCAAGTGTTTAATTGCGGACACCGCATGGAACTTTACGTAGCGCCTGAAATTGCCGAAGATATCATAGCAATATCAAAAACCTTTAATGTTGATGCGCAAATTATAGGTAGGGTAGAGTCCTCTAGTCATAAAAAACTCACCATAAAATCCGAGTTTGGCGTGTTTAAGTATTGA
- a CDS encoding UDP-N-acetylmuramate--L-alanine ligase produces MNAHFIAIGGSAMHNLAIALQHKNYNVTGSDDVIYEPSKSRLDAHGLLPKTFGWFPEKITSNLDAIVLGMHAKADNPELIKAQELGLKIYSYPEFLYEQSKHKTRVVIGGSHGKTTITSMILHVMQYHDKDVDYMVGAQLEGFDVMVKLTEDNDFIVLEGDEYLSSTIDRRPKFHLYKPNLALLSGIAWDHINVFPTYENYVEQFRIFVDSIVSGGSINYNEEDAEVKRVVEASENTIRKIAYQTPKYTVKNGQTLLETPEGDLPIEIFGKHNLNNLAGAKWICQHMGVDEDDFYEAISTFKGASKRLEKIVETTNSVAYKDFAHSPSKVEATTNAVKEQYANRTLIACLELHTYSSLNAEFLKEYKGALNAADVAVVFYSPHAVEIKKLDTVTHEQIAKAFQRDDLIIYTNPDDFKTFLFSQNFDNKALLLMSSGDYGGLDFDELTNLIN; encoded by the coding sequence CATTACAGCATAAAAACTACAACGTAACAGGAAGCGACGATGTAATTTACGAGCCTTCAAAATCAAGATTAGATGCTCATGGATTGCTACCAAAAACCTTTGGTTGGTTTCCAGAAAAAATAACATCAAATTTGGATGCCATTGTTTTGGGCATGCATGCCAAAGCCGATAATCCAGAGCTAATAAAAGCCCAGGAATTGGGTTTAAAAATATATAGCTATCCCGAATTTTTATACGAGCAATCCAAACATAAAACCCGTGTGGTTATTGGCGGAAGCCACGGAAAAACAACCATAACATCAATGATTCTTCATGTGATGCAATATCACGATAAGGATGTCGATTATATGGTTGGCGCGCAATTGGAAGGTTTCGATGTGATGGTAAAACTTACCGAAGACAACGATTTTATAGTGTTGGAAGGCGACGAGTATTTAAGCTCGACCATAGACAGGCGTCCAAAATTTCATTTGTACAAACCCAATTTAGCCCTGTTGAGCGGTATTGCTTGGGATCATATTAATGTGTTTCCAACTTACGAAAACTATGTGGAGCAGTTCCGTATTTTTGTTGATTCTATTGTTAGCGGCGGAAGCATTAATTACAATGAAGAAGATGCCGAAGTAAAACGAGTAGTTGAAGCTAGCGAAAACACCATCCGAAAAATAGCTTACCAAACGCCAAAATATACCGTTAAAAACGGACAAACACTTTTAGAAACCCCAGAAGGCGATTTACCCATCGAAATTTTTGGCAAACACAACCTAAATAATTTAGCTGGTGCCAAATGGATTTGCCAACACATGGGCGTTGACGAAGACGATTTTTACGAAGCTATTTCCACCTTTAAAGGCGCAAGCAAACGATTGGAAAAAATAGTCGAAACAACAAATAGCGTCGCTTATAAAGATTTTGCACATTCGCCAAGTAAAGTAGAGGCCACAACCAACGCCGTAAAAGAGCAATACGCAAATCGCACTTTAATTGCTTGTTTAGAGCTACACACTTACAGCAGTTTAAATGCAGAATTTTTAAAAGAATACAAAGGTGCCTTAAATGCCGCCGATGTTGCCGTGGTATTTTATTCGCCACATGCAGTCGAGATTAAAAAACTAGACACCGTAACACACGAGCAAATAGCCAAGGCTTTTCAGCGCGACGATTTAATTATTTACACCAATCCTGACGACTTTAAGACATTTTTATTCTCGCAAAATTTCGACAACAAAGCCCTGCTTTTAATGAGTTCTGGTGACTATGGTGGGTTGGATTTTGATGAGTTGACAAATTTGATAAATTAG
- a CDS encoding DUF3078 domain-containing protein has product MKNTLLAIVFLCVQFAFAQPDSLFIKTPKPKDELKELRPEWKQINKATFDLSEVAFVNWSAGGSNSISGLVGIRSEANYKDKYFFWNNNLSARYGINKQESREIRKTDDLFEMNSNIGYKPDESSNWFYSARLNFKTQLTNGYKYPNTDDPISRFMAPGYLFFGGGMEYGKDIEELSFYFSPITLKATFVLDEDLANAGAFGVTPAVLDVDGNVIIEGERTRQEVGILLTNSYKMQVVENVAMVHQVNLYTDYINNFGNVDLDWRVDFNFKVNSFMRATLGSHMKYDDDIKTSVPSDVEGEFDEAGAKIQWKQFLGIGFAIDF; this is encoded by the coding sequence ATGAAAAATACGCTTTTAGCTATAGTTTTTTTGTGTGTTCAATTTGCATTTGCCCAACCCGATTCGCTGTTCATAAAAACCCCTAAGCCTAAAGACGAGCTTAAGGAGTTAAGGCCGGAATGGAAACAAATAAACAAAGCGACTTTCGATTTAAGTGAAGTTGCCTTTGTTAATTGGAGTGCCGGTGGTAGTAACTCGATATCCGGTTTGGTTGGAATTAGGTCTGAAGCCAACTATAAAGATAAATATTTCTTTTGGAACAATAACTTATCGGCGCGCTATGGTATAAACAAGCAAGAAAGCAGGGAGATTAGAAAAACCGACGATTTGTTCGAAATGAATTCCAATATTGGTTACAAGCCCGACGAATCTTCAAACTGGTTTTATTCGGCGCGATTAAATTTTAAAACACAATTAACAAACGGTTATAAATACCCAAACACAGACGACCCAATATCTAGGTTTATGGCGCCCGGATATTTGTTTTTTGGTGGCGGAATGGAATATGGAAAGGATATTGAAGAGTTGTCTTTTTACTTCTCTCCAATAACCCTTAAAGCCACTTTTGTGTTAGACGAAGACCTTGCCAATGCCGGTGCCTTTGGTGTTACGCCAGCGGTTTTGGACGTAGACGGAAACGTAATTATCGAAGGGGAGCGCACAAGACAGGAAGTTGGTATTTTATTAACAAATAGCTACAAAATGCAGGTGGTTGAAAACGTAGCCATGGTGCATCAAGTGAACCTGTATACCGATTATATAAACAATTTTGGTAACGTTGATTTGGATTGGAGAGTGGACTTCAATTTTAAAGTAAATAGTTTTATGAGGGCTACTTTGGGGTCGCACATGAAGTATGATGATGATATAAAAACTTCTGTGCCGTCAGATGTTGAAGGCGAGTTTGATGAGGCAGGTGCCAAAATACAGTGGAAACAGTTCTTGGGTATTGGTTTTGCTATAGATTTTTAG